In Rhodopirellula islandica, the following proteins share a genomic window:
- a CDS encoding (2Fe-2S)-binding protein, whose protein sequence is MKPDDNLCLCFHVSRRKVEQFIRVEQPRRASELSQCFGAGTGCGWCRPFLQRLFDSSQPDSESLPEPERYQSDRQDYRQQQSGER, encoded by the coding sequence ATGAAACCTGACGACAATCTGTGCCTGTGCTTCCACGTCTCGCGACGAAAAGTCGAGCAGTTCATTCGGGTGGAACAGCCACGACGTGCCAGTGAACTGTCGCAGTGCTTTGGGGCTGGCACAGGATGCGGTTGGTGTCGTCCGTTTCTCCAACGTTTGTTCGATTCCAGCCAACCGGATTCCGAATCGTTGCCGGAACCCGAACGATACCAAAGCGACCGCCAGGACTACCGTCAGCAACAATCCGGCGAACGCTGA